The genomic window GAGACCTCGCTGCGTGAGACTGTAACGACGAGTGGCAGGCATGCCAAGATGCCACCGCCGTTTGACGGGGAAAATACGTGGAATCCAGCAGAAGAAAACAATATTATGACATACAGTGATACTCAGATTTACTTAGTCTTAAGCAACTAGGGGACATCGCCGGCGGCCGGCATGCCGTCCTCGACGCCCGGACGGGCCGGAATCCCCTCGGGCGACGGGCCCCGACGGCCCGCGTCGGCCGGCGGGGCGAGGCCCGAATCCCGGGGCGCGGCGGGGCGTCGCGGCCGCGGCGCACCCGGAGGCCCGGCGAGACGCCCCGTCCGCGTCGCGTCGGCCGGGGAGATCCGGGCCGGGGCTTCGAAACGAGAAGGGCCCGCGGCTGGAGTTCCAGCCGCGGGCCCCGAGGGTTTCCGGATCGGACGCGCGGGGGCCGAACGCCCCGTCGCGACGGGGATCAGAGGCTGTCGGCGCTGACGACCTCGCCCTGGTTGGGCGTGGCGATCGCGTACCAGGCCTGGTAGTTCACCGTGCTCTTCACGAACCGGACCGAGCCGTCCATGAACAGCACGTTCACCCCGCCGGGGTGGTTCGAGCTCGCCGCGATGGCCGTGATCGACGCGCGGCCGTCCTGACCGACGTCGCTGTACGCGCAGGACGTCCGGTTGGGCGTCTGCGTGTGCGAGTAGATCGTCGTGCCGCTGAAGCCCCACCACTCGCCCTTCCAGCCCCAGTTGTAGTTGGCGTTGTTGAGCGGCGTGTTGTCGCAGGACTGCTTGAACTGGTAGTCGGTCGGGTACTGGTTGGAGTTCGTGGTGGTCGGGAAGTTGTAGACGACCGCGAGCCCCTGCCTGGGCACCGGCGAGCCGGACGCCGGGCCCTTGATCCACTCGCTGTAGATGGCGGTGTTGCTGGTGCCGTCCTGGAACGTGGTCAGGTTGGTCGTCGTGTTGACCGCGTTGTCCCAGTTGCTGGCCACGTAGTTCGGGCCGTTGAGCTGCCAGTTGTCCACGACCGAGCCGCCCGGCGTGTTGCCGGTGATGCGGCGGTTCAGGCCGATGTTGATCGGGTAGTTGAACGTCCCGACCCTCTTGTTCTGCCCGCCGACGATGAACGATCCCGAGGCGCCCGGGTTGTTGTCGGAGGGGCAGAGGAAGGAGTTGATGACCGCGGTCAGCACCGTCATCTGGGGGATGCTATCGCCCTGGCCGGCGGCGTTGTCCGGCGGATTCGGCGGATCGCGATAGAACTGGTCGTTGTCCTGCCAGCGGGCGCCGAAGTTCCAGTTGATGGCGTTGTACAGCGCCGACTGCTCCATGTACGGCAGCAGCCGCGCGTGCTGCGACCAGTTCTGGTGGGGCTGCGGGAGGTCGGCCCCATTGCCGCCGTGCTGCTGGTCCACGTGGACGGGCGGCAGCGCCTCGTTGGCGCTGACGTAGTTGTGCATGGCCAGGCCGAGCTGCTTCAGGTTGTTGGTGCACTGGGACCGGCGGGCCGCCTCCCGCGCCGACTGGACCGCCGGCAGCAGCAGGGCGATGAGGACCGCGATGATGGCGATCACCACCAGCAGCTCGATCAGGGTGAATGCACGCTCTCTCCGATTCATAACGTCTCCTCGAGAAGAAGTGAGAAATAAGACTGCCGAGGACGGACTATCGGGCGATCCGGGATGAACGCCGCGGCCGGGCCGCGACGAGATCCTCCCGGTTGCTCCGCTGGGACCATCGAGGACTTCGGACCCTCCTCCACCATGGCCGACGGACGATGATGACCCGGGTTCCCCGATCTTCGCGGCCCACGGCCCTCCCATGCCTGGGATCCCGGGGTTGGCTCGCGAGGCCGGCCGAGCAAACGGGCCGATGGAATGGCCCATCCATCCGATACACGTCCGCCACCCCGGCCCCGCACTCCTCGATGGCGAC from Aquisphaera giovannonii includes these protein-coding regions:
- a CDS encoding DUF1559 domain-containing protein, encoding MNRRERAFTLIELLVVIAIIAVLIALLLPAVQSAREAARRSQCTNNLKQLGLAMHNYVSANEALPPVHVDQQHGGNGADLPQPHQNWSQHARLLPYMEQSALYNAINWNFGARWQDNDQFYRDPPNPPDNAAGQGDSIPQMTVLTAVINSFLCPSDNNPGASGSFIVGGQNKRVGTFNYPINIGLNRRITGNTPGGSVVDNWQLNGPNYVASNWDNAVNTTTNLTTFQDGTSNTAIYSEWIKGPASGSPVPRQGLAVVYNFPTTTNSNQYPTDYQFKQSCDNTPLNNANYNWGWKGEWWGFSGTTIYSHTQTPNRTSCAYSDVGQDGRASITAIAASSNHPGGVNVLFMDGSVRFVKSTVNYQAWYAIATPNQGEVVSADSL